AAAATACTCAAGAAAAGAATGGAGAACTAGTGAATGATGAGAACTTGGAGAACAGTAAAGATAATAAAGAAGTGAAGGATAATGGATTGGTGGAGGCTAACACAGATCATGAAAATTCTACGGAAGAAAAGGGAGAACATATTCAAGGAGGCACTGAAGTTTCTATGAATGGAAAAATGATGCATACCAAAAGTGGAAATGCTGATTCTAATAAGGAGAATGAAGTAGAGGTTCAAGGAGAAAGTATTGGAGACACCACTAAAGATGTAAATTTGGAGAATAAAGAAGACCTTAAAAGAGGTAATGAAGTTATTTAGAACGAAAAACAACAAATATTAAAGGTCAAATGTAGTCTGTTAATATCTTTTGTTTGTCCACAAATGTAGATGCTAATAGTGAGAAGACATTAGAGGTTCAAGAAGGAAGTATTGGAGATTCACACATTAACAAGAATTTGGATACTAAAGAGAATGTTAAGTCAGAGGTTGATGCTAGAAATGATGGAAGTTCCATGACTGAGTTGGAAGACACTAAAGGAAATGGTCAACTTTTTACAAATGATACTACCTTGGAGAATAAAGAGAGTGAGGCTAGAACATATGATGAAGATCACACAAAAGAAAATGGGGAAGATACTCAAGAAAATAATGGAGAACTAGTGAAAGATGCAAACTTGGAGAACAACAAAGATAATAAAGAAGTGAAGGATGATGGATTTGTAGAGACTAAGACAAATCATGAAAATTCTACCGAAGAAAAGAGAGAACATACTCAAAGAGGCACTGAAGTCTCTATGAATGGAGAAGTGATGCCTACCAAAGGTGGACATGTAGATTCTAATAAGGAGAGTGTAGTAAAATTTCAAGGAGAAATTATTGGGGACTCAACCAAAGATAAAAATTTGGAGAATAAAGATGTTAAGTCAGAAGTAGAGACTAATAAAAATGATGAAAGTTCCATGAAGGAAAAACAAGGATATTCTCATGGAAACGATCGAGTTTCAACAAAAGATCAAAACTTGGAGAGCGTAGGAGCACACGAAGAGACTATGAATCACAAAACAGTAGATGCTATGAAAAATAACGGAGATCACTTGAAGAAAAAGAGGGAAGAAAATCAACAAAACAACAAAGAATCAACGAAGGATGAGAACTCAGAGAACAAAGAGGATAAAAAGGAATTTAAGGACAATGGATTAGTAGAGACGAAGACAAGTAATGAAAATTCTGTAAAAGAAAACAAGGAAGAGGCTCAAGGAAGTAATGAAGTTTCGATGGATGGTCAAATGGATTCCTTAGGAGCAAATGTGGATTCTAATAATAAGACGGCTGTAGAGTTTAAAAAAAGACATGTTGAAGACTCGAATAAAGATTCTAAACCTAAGGTAGAGGCAATAAAAAATGAAGGCAATTCCATGGAAGGGAAGGGAGAAGTGGCTGAAGGGAACGATGGAGTATCAATAGAGGATACGAACTTAGAGAACATCAAAGATGAAAAAGAGTTAAAAAACAATATACCAGCAGAGACAAAGACCAACAAAGAAACTACTATGGAAGAAAAGAAAGAGAAGGATCATGTAGACAATGATGAGTCCACATATGGTGGAAATAAGAACGAGTCTAAAGATGATAAGTTGGACGAGATTAAGAAAAATAATAAAGAGCATATGGATAAAAAGTGGCGAGAGGCTAAGGGAAATGAAAAAAACATTATGAGAGGACACCCAAAAGAGGTTAGTATTGACAACAAAGGTTACAAGAAAGAGATTAAGGATGGAAAACCGTTGGAAGTTAAAGAAAATAAGGAAAACAAAGAAGAAACTCAAAGAAGCAGTAGTGGACAATACACAAACGTAGACAATAAAGAAGGTAAGGATGACAAATCAGTAGAGGTTAAGGAAAATAAGGAAAGTTCTAAGAATAAAATACAAGAAAAAATGCAAGGAAGCGGTAGAGATACAACTAAGGTAGACAGAAAAAAGCCTATAGAGGCAAGGTTAGAGAATACAAAAAAAGATAGAAGCTCTGTAGATAACATGGACATAGAGCTTCAAAAAGGAAGTGAAGAGTCAATGAAAGAAGAGGAAAGAAAAGAGCATGAAAAAAATAAATCTACGAAAATTGAAGAAGAGAAAAAGAAAGAGAAAGAGCACGAAGAACACAAATCCAAGAAGAAAGAAGAAAATAAAAGGAAAGAGCATGAAAAAAATAAGTTGAAGAAAAATGAAGATGAGAAAAAGAAGCAAAAAGAGCATGAAAAACACAAATCCAAAAAGAAAGAAGAAGAGAAAAGGAAAGAACACGAAGAAAACAAATCCAAGAGAAATGAAGAAGAAAAAAAGAAACAGAAAAAGCACGAAGAACACATATCCAAAAAGAAGGAAGAAGAAAAAAGGAAAGAGCACGAAAAAAAAAAATTGAAGAATGAAGAAGACAAAAAGAAGAAGAAAGAGCACGAAGAACACATATCCAAAAAGAAGGAAGAAGATAAAAGGAAAGAGCACGAGAAAAACAAATCGAAGAAAAATGAAGAAGAGAAAAAGAAGCAGAAAAACCACAAAGAACACATATCCAAAAAGAAGGAAGAAGCGAAAAGGAAAGAGAATGAAAAAAACAAATTGAAGAAATATGAAGAAGAGAAAAAAAGGCAGAAAGAGCACGAAGAACAAATATCCAAAAAGAAAGAAGAAAAGAAAAGGATAAAGCACGAAAGAAACAAATTGAAGAATGAAGAAGAGAAAAAGAAGCAGAAAGAGCACGAAGAACACATATCCAAAAAGAAAGAAGAAGAGAAAAAGAAAGAGCACGAAAAAAATAAAACAAAGAAAAATGAAGAAAAGAAAAAGATGCAGAAAGAGCACGAAGAACACATATCCAAAAAGACAGAAGAAGAGAAAAGAATAGAGCACAAAGAACACATATCTAAAAAGAAGAAAGAAAAAGAAAGGAAAGAGCACGAAAATTACAAATCGAAGAAAAATGAAGAAGATAAAAAGAAGCAGAAAGAGCACAAAGAACACTTATCCAAAAAGAAAGAAGAAAAGCAAAGGATAGAGCTCGAAAAAAACAAATTGAAGAAAGAAGAAGAGATGAAGAAGCAAAAAGAGCACGAAGAACACATATCCAAAAAGAAGGAAGAAGAGAAAAGGAAAGAGCACGAAAAAAACAAATCCGAGAAAACTGAAAAAGAGAAAAAGAAGCAGAAAGAGCATGGAGAATACATATCTAGAAAGAAAGAAAAAGATAAAAGGATAAAACACGAAATAAACAAACTGAAGAATGAAGAAGAGAAAAAGAAGCATAAAGAGCACGAGGAACACAAATCCAAAAAGAAAGAAGAAGAGAAAAAGAACGGGCACGAAAGAAACAAATCAAGGAAAAATGAAGAAGAGAAAAAGAAGCAGAAAGAGCAGGAAGAATACTTATCCAAAAAGAAAGATGAAGAGAAAAGGAAAGAACATGAAAGAAACAAATTGAGAAAAAATGAAGAAGAGAAGAAGAAGCAGAAAGAGCACGAAGAACACATATCCCAAAAGAAAGAAGAAGATAAAAGGAAAGAGCATGAAGAACACACGTCCAAGAAGAAAGAAGAGGAGAAAAGAAAAGAACACGAAGAAAACAAAGCCAAAAAAATTGAAGAAGAGAAAAGGAAAGAGCACGAAAAAAACAAATCCAAGAAAAATGAAGATAAAAAGAGTGAGCATGAACAATACAAATCTAAGAAAACGCACAAAGAAAACGAATCCAATGAAAATGAAGAAGAGAAAATGAAAAAGAGAGAATATGAAGAAACCAAATCCAAGAAAAATGAAGAACAAAAGAAGAGAGAACATGAAAAAAACAAAACGAATGAAAATGAAGAAGAGAAAAAGAAAGAACACGAAGAAAACAAATTTAAAAAAGAAGAAGAAGAGAAAAAGATGAAAAGAGACTATGATAATAACAAATCTAAAAAAAATAAAGAAGATGGAAAAGAGAAGACCAAAGAAGACGTAAAAATGTCTAGCGATGATAAATCAAAAGATCATGAAAAAGAAATGCTAGTAAATGCTCAAGAAAAGAGTGAGGAAAGTGAAAAGGAAATGCATGCAGAGACTCTATCAAGGAGTGAGGAATCAGATAAAGAAATGCAAGCAGATGCTCCAACGAAGAGTGAGGAATCTGTAAAAGAAATGCAAACAAAGACTCATGCAAGGAGTGAAGAATCTGAGAAAAAAATACAAGCAGAGGCTCAAGCAAGGAGTGAAGAACCTGAGAAAAAAATGCAAGCAGAAGCTCAAGCAAAAAGTGAGGAATCTGAAAAAGAAACGCAAACAAAAGATCAAGCACAGAATGAAGAACCAGAGAAAGAAATGCAAGCAAAGGCTCACATTGAAAATGAGGAATCCGAGAAAGAAATGCAAGCAGAAGCTCACGCAAAGAGTGAGGAATCTGAAAAAGAAATGCAAGCAGAAGCTCAAGCAAAGAGTGCTGAATCTGAGAAAAGAAAGCACTCAAAGGCTCAAGCAGAAAATGAAGATTCCTCGATAAAAAAGCAAGAAGAAATTCAAGAAACAAATGTGGGTGAGAAGAAAGATCAAGGTGATCTTAAAGAGGAAGGTTCCGCAGATGGCAAAACAACTGAAATCAAAGAAGGTTCTACAGAAGAAGGCTCCAAAGATGGTGAAACTGTTGAAAACAATGGAGTTAATGAAGAAGCCATGGAAGAACATTCCAAAGATGGCAAGGTAGTTGAAACCAATGGAGGTAAAGAAGATTCCATGGAAGAAGGTCCCAAAGATGAAAAGTTAATTAAAGATAATGAAAACACAACTGAAATAAGTGGAGGCAAAAATTCTACGGTGGGAGATTCTGATGATGGTAAGATAGTGGAAAACAATGGTGGCAAAGAAGATTCCCTGGAGGAAGGTGAAGATGGTAAGCCAGTTGAAATGCATGGAGGTAAAAATTCCACTGAAGAAGTTTCTAAAGATAGTACGGCAGAAATTAATGGCGGTAAAGAAGATTCAATAGAAGAAAGCTCTAAGGATGGTGATATAGATGAAATAAATAGTGATAAAGAAGAATCCATGAAGGAAGGTTCTGAAAATGGTAAGACAGCTGAAATCGATGGAATAAAAGAAGTTCCAATAGAAGAAGGTTCTAAAGATGGTAAGACACTTGAGAATAACAATAATAGTACAGAAAATTCGGTGGAGGAAGGTTCTAAAGATAGTAAGACAGTAGAAGTCAATGAAGGCCAAGATAAATCCATGGAGAAAGGTAATGGAAGTCAAGAAGTAACCATGGAAGAAGGTTCAAAGGATGGTAATACAACTGAACTAAATGGAAGTAAAGATAACTCAATGGAGGAAGGTTTCACAGATGGTAATACAGTTGAAACGGATGGAGTCAAAGAAGATTCCATGAAAGATAAGGCGACGCAGGTTCAAGGAAACAATAATAGCTCCACAAGCGATACATCAATGGCGACAGAGGTTCAAGGACATAATAGTAGCTCCACAAGCGATACATCAACAGATGTTAAAGGAGACAACATATACATCAATGAAGATTCTACAAAGAATAAGACACTTGAAGCTCAAGGTGGAGGTGCTGGTGACTCAACGAATGGTGAAACAGAAGAGACTGCAGAGAGTAATGATTCCATGAACAACCAAAACGTGCAGCATGTTGAAGGAGATAACATAGACATCAATGAAGATTCTACAAAGAACAAGACAATGGAAGCTCAAGGTGGAGGTGCTGGAGACTCAACGAATGGTGAAACAGAAGAGACTACAGAGAGTAATGATACTATGAACAACCAAAACGTGCAGCATGGAGAAAACAATGCAAATTCCATAAATAACCAAACATCAGAAAGTTCCTCAACGGAAAAAAAAGTGACAACAGATATCGAGAGCAGTACTTCAAAAGAAGTCACAAGTTTCATATCAAACCTTGAGCACAAATCACCAGGAACACAAGAGTTCCAGAGCTTCTTCCAGAAGCTTAAAGACTACATGAAATACGCATGGCCGGTATCTTCAACATTTGAGGCAACGGACTCAAGATCCTACATGAGTGAGATGACAAATATGGCAACAAAAGTCTCGGATGCTATGGCTGTCTTGCAAGCCAAGAAACTTGGGTCAGGACTGGTGAGTTAACCTAAAACAACTAATAGAAAAATCCAAGAAAGTAGAGGATCATAACGGAAACTTTGATCTGGTTTTCTTTGACAGATGAAAACAACACTACAAGGATATCAACAAGAGGTGATGAAGACTCTTACCATCTTGCAATCGGTTTTGAGCAAAGCAGTATCGGGACAACAAAGCCAGAACCCTGGCTCCTTGACGCTTACGTTATCACAACAACAAGCAATTAAGGAAATAACTTTGAAATGGGAACAAGTGATGTCTCAGTTCGTAAGAGTTGCTACGGAGAGTGAAAAACAATTTTCAATGGAGACTTCCACTGGAAACGGCTTTCATATGAAAAAGAGTTTTAGCTCTAGCTCTAGTAGTAGCTCGAGTTCAAGCCCGGGTTTGGATTTCAATCTCAACAGTGAAAGTCCGGAGATGGTGGATGTGAATAGCTAGAGAGTACATTATGTAGATAAAAATATGATTATGGTTCATTAGAATTTTACACTGTTGTAAAATAAACCCAAGTCGCCTTGAGGTTTAGACTTTTAATTCTAGGGTGGGTACAATATAGATCGGAATACAAATTGTGAACTTGGGATGTAAATTTTTTTTCTCGTGGATATGCAAGTAAATTAAGAAGCAGCAATTATTCACTCATACCA
This genomic interval from Brassica oleracea var. oleracea cultivar TO1000 chromosome C2, BOL, whole genome shotgun sequence contains the following:
- the LOC106324392 gene encoding myb-like protein X, with protein sequence MKKVSLLCLCCITILATSLSFNVVSAQGIAVNAPNTIKDIESYISNRAIGFVLKLEDECPIREKLRSFFEKLKDLLKLESSVTPMIEENEPKTFMSHMKSKADNLLQTMLIIGRGLLSSSVRKEMFKVVKSLTELHAAIGKVIMEKHIKGDGSMSLSLEQKNAVENAVSQWEVTITRIVKIVVEVKSKSSSAALGKESSTTDQNNTSVNETMLESNKGNFESMQENADDVSESNEDSKNDVAMKAKEGNRVEDVKGDVNNEKQLEVQGGNIDSNTNTSLEAKEDINSEVEANTDGSSITKNLEEAKGNGGVLTNDNNLENKGSEVTINDGDHMKANGEETQENNGELVMNENLENNKDNKDVKDNGLVETKKNHETSMEENRKHTQGGTEVSMNGETMHTKNGNVDSNKEKEVEVQGESIGNSTKDVNLENKEDFKGDANSEHKLEVQGGSIGDSQINKNLDTKEDVKSEVDARNDGSFMNEKSEAQGNDEVSTKNTNLENKGSEATSNDEYHTKENGKNTQEKNGELVNDENLENSKDNKEVKDNGLVEANTDHENSTEEKGEHIQGGTEVSMNGKMMHTKSGNADSNKENEVEVQGESIGDTTKDVNLENKEDLKRDANSEKTLEVQEGSIGDSHINKNLDTKENVKSEVDARNDGSSMTELEDTKGNGQLFTNDTTLENKESEARTYDEDHTKENGEDTQENNGELVKDANLENNKDNKEVKDDGFVETKTNHENSTEEKREHTQRGTEVSMNGEVMPTKGGHVDSNKESVVKFQGEIIGDSTKDKNLENKDVKSEVETNKNDESSMKEKQGYSHGNDRVSTKDQNLESVGAHEETMNHKTVDAMKNNGDHLKKKREENQQNNKESTKDENSENKEDKKEFKDNGLVETKTSNENSVKENKEEAQGSNEVSMDGQMDSLGANVDSNNKTAVEFKKRHVEDSNKDSKPKVEAIKNEGNSMEGKGEVAEGNDGVSIEDTNLENIKDEKELKNNIPAETKTNKETTMEEKKEKDHVDNDESTYGGNKNESKDDKLDEIKKNNKEHMDKKWREAKGNEKNIMRGHPKEVSIDNKGYKKEIKDGKPLEVKENKENKEETQRSSSGQYTNVDNKEGKDDKSVEVKENKESSKNKIQEKMQGSGRDTTKVDRKKPIEARLENTKKDRSSVDNMDIELQKGSEESMKEEERKEHEK
- the LOC106326891 gene encoding uncharacterized abhydrolase domain-containing protein DDB_G0269086-like; translated protein: MSSDDKSKDHEKEMLVNAQEKSEESEKEMHAETLSRSEESDKEMQADAPTKSEESVKEMQTKTHARSEESEKKIQAEAQARSEEPEKKMQAEAQAKSEESEKETQTKDQAQNEEPEKEMQAKAHIENEESEKEMQAEAHAKSEESEKEMQAEAQAKSAESEKRKHSKAQAENEDSSIKKQEEIQETNVGEKKDQGDLKEEGSADGKTTEIKEGSTEEGSKDGETVENNGVNEEAMEEHSKDGKVVETNGGKEDSMEEGPKDEKLIKDNENTTEISGGKNSTVGDSDDGKIVENNGGKEDSLEEGEDGKPVEMHGGKNSTEEVSKDSTAEINGGKEDSIEESSKDGDIDEINSDKEESMKEGSENGKTAEIDGIKEVPIEEGSKDGKTLENNNNSTENSVEEGSKDSKTVEVNEGQDKSMEKGNGSQEVTMEEGSKDGNTTELNGSKDNSMEEGFTDGNTVETDGVKEDSMKDKATQVQGNNNSSTSDTSMATEVQGHNSSSTSDTSTDVKGDNIYINEDSTKNKTLEAQGGGAGDSTNGETEETAESNDSMNNQNVQHVEGDNIDINEDSTKNKTMEAQGGGAGDSTNGETEETTESNDTMNNQNVQHGENNANSINNQTSESSSTEKKVTTDIESSTSKEVTSFISNLEHKSPGTQEFQSFFQKLKDYMKYAWPVSSTFEATDSRSYMSEMTNMATKVSDAMAVLQAKKLGSGLMKTTLQGYQQEVMKTLTILQSVLSKAVSGQQSQNPGSLTLTLSQQQAIKEITLKWEQVMSQFVRVATESEKQFSMETSTGNGFHMKKSFSSSSSSSSSSSPGLDFNLNSESPEMVDVNS